AACGGGGGTCCACAATCGCCGAGAAATCCGCCAGTCTCCTGTCCGCCCTCGACTCTGTCTTCGACTTGGATCTGGCCTTCACCCTGAGCCTGATGctggccttgatcttggtgcTCGACTCTGTTTTCGGCTAGGAGCTGACATTCACCCTGAGCTTGATCCtggccttgatcttgttgctGGAAGTGGGTGATCGAGATGATCATCGACGTTGCTCTCGGGCTGCTCTTCGGGCCGGTGCCATTTCATGCGAGGGATCATGTGGGAGTGATCTGGATTATGACCATCCCATTTCCATCATTCTGCACAACCTGATCGGGGGCGGCCCTCGCTACACCGTTGTGGCCGTGCGCATCGTCGACCGGAGAGGCTGTcggggtgttgttgggtgtcCTTGGAGCTCCCCTCCGTCTCGCACCCCCTCTCTGTGGCTTCCACACCCCTGCCTTGATCTGCTTGTTTCGATGGTGGTCCGTGAATGGCCTCCTCTGCTCCCTCGCTTGTTTCTTGGCAGTCTTTATCTCATCCGGGGACATTCTAGTAAAATCAAACTCGGATGCAATTCCAGGGGACTGTTCGGACTCTTCCTTGGTAACGCCGCTTAGTTCCTTGGCGGCTGAGTGGTGCTGATTCGGATCGCGGAGTTGCTCTGTCGGCTGGTGGGGAGCCGTTCTAGGACTCTCTAGTTATAGCGGTAGTAGGGGAGACAATATTGCGGCCAATGGGTATGTGCTGCGGAATACCTGGGACCAAACCACCCTGCTGTTGAAGATTGTTTGGAGAAATGGGAGTTGGCTGCGCTGAGTGAAGGTGGGGTCCTCCGCTTGAAACTGATGACCTCAAGCCCTTCGAGTCGGGTCGGCGTCTGTGGAGGCTGGTGTAGATGcctttcttttgttgttggggggaggtcCGGCAGTAGGACCATTCTAGGGCTCTACTGGAGCAAGGCTCCCACCAGCTGGTTGGACATGGCTGGGCATTGTGGTTGCAACGGTTCGCTGATTCACCGTCTTGGCCTTTTGGGCCCAGTTGTCCCGGTTGTTCCACAGGTCGATGAGACCTCGGAAGCCTCTCTTGGTAGCATGGTAAATTAGGCGCTTCAGGTCTCCTTGACGGGGTAAGACGTCATCGCGCTCGGAGATGAAGCGAATCAAATAAGTTTCCGTCTTCAATAGTTCTCCGAAAGAGCGATAGGCCTGTGATGTCGcagccttgttcttgttcgAAAAGTGGTGCTCAGTCCATCTCTTTTCACAAGTTCTCAACCACTTCTGGTGAGAACATGATTGATCGCCGGAGTTGACAAGTCGTGAAGCCGTCTCCAAGTCGGCGTAattctcggcctccttcctccaGGATTTTGTAAAGATATCCCAGTAGACTTCAGCGACTCTGTTGCGCAGTGGCATTGGTACAAGTGGCAACCCGCCTGTCTTATGCTGAGGGTTGGTTAAACGCGCAACGGAAGTGCGGATGAACCTTAGCGCATCGTCGCACAAGAGGAGAGACGGGACGCGGGGAGGACATGAACGTTCTGGTGGCGCCATGACAATGAACAGCGTAAATATCAAGTCCACAGTCGACTTGTCTGAGGGAAAGGCATTCAAGATCGAGGTCGGAGTCGCACGTCTAGGCGTGCAATGAAATTGCCAAAGCCTCGATCACAGACCTTGAAAACCCCCAAATCACACTCAGACACGCGACTAAACGACGGCAATGAGTAGTGATTTGTGATCTTGAGATGCATAGGAACTGTCAAGCGCGCTTGTGGAAAAGGGAACATCGTGACTTGCCAGAACCGACATGCTCAGCATCGACCGCAGGGGCAGcttgggaagaggaagacatGATTGTGACTGTAAGACTGAGGTACACAGTTAGATATGGCTCATGCCATGTGTAACTAATGTCGTGGACTTACTCGACTGTGGTGatagaaaagaagaaaaaatcCCATCGCAGCTGTTGTCCATGCCCGAGTAAAAGCAGAAAAAAGAGCagcagagaagagagaaagtgAGAGGGGGAGGCACAATAAATAGTTGAGGGCAGGGCGGGTCTCTCTCTGCTTGCAAATTTCAAGATTTGCACGCGTCGACATGAGCTCTGCACGCACTGTGTCCTGACGACGAcagtcgatgatggcggcggcactTGCAACTTATACGCCGACTCAGTAAGAGCAATCGCCAATGTTGAAGTCATGATGTCTTGTCTTTCAGGGGTAATGTTTACATGTGGTGTAATCCACCAGCCACCCCCTGATATCCATGAATGAGGCTATACAAAGTACAGATAAATCACTGCCTCCTACCCTTTTCCGCATCTCGTTATCTTCCATCTTCAATGATCTATAGATCATTGAAAATACAACCAAAGGCATCAACACATCacctcaacatccccttCTGCAGGCTCCATGCCAATACCTACAAATCACCCCCCTAACTTGGAAAGAGAAGCAGTTATTCCTTCTTCGCAAACCCTTTCCAGACCTTACTTTTCAGGCAGGATTAAGAAAGAAATCGGCAAAACCTCCTCGTGACTCACTGGCCCAATAGGGTTGTTTTAGGAGCAAGTTAGAAGACTGGATAAAAGAATGGACAGAGATAAGCTATCTTGTCTGCCTGTTATACTGATAAGATACACGCCGAGTATATCGTTGACGTGTCGCGTGGCGTGGGATAGGGAAAGGTTAGTTCGTTGTACCACCAGTTGTATATTAATACTATGAACATGAGAAACGAACGTATTGTTATGCAGGGCACGGGCGGTAGAACAGGAAGTTTAACTTTGACTCTCCACCgtcttgggatggtggtCGGAGGCAGGAATATCGTGACTTGTTGCCTGAGTATGACTAGGAGAGATGCTGTCGCTGAAGAATATGCACCAACATATATCATAATCTTCCCGCCCGTTCTAGCCGTATCCATCTTTCCCCGTGACCTCAATTTATCTTGAAAGCGGATGATACGTGATACGTAAGACCGAGATTCTCATTCAAACCAAAGCCCTGACTGGCCCGGCTGCTACCTATAAACATCAACACTGGCAAAGCGATGTGGGAGCTTGGGAGTGAAAGTCATACATAGCAAAAAGAGTAAAAGAAGCGCAAAATTTATAAGAGGCAAGCAACACGGTACATCTTTCAAACCACGATACCGCCCCCCCAGCCTTTACCATTTCCcacaccaccgctgccgcGCTCTAGACCCTATCATATCCCTTCAACTCTCCAAGGTTCCACCCCTTGGTCTGGAAGTGACGGGCGATCCATTGATCACCCTCATCGTTCTCATGCCCACACCCAGCCCTCGTCCCCATTTTTCACTTCCGCCGACATAACCACCTTCATCTTGAACCTCCGTCGAGGCTAACCCACCCGCAAAGGTCTCACTCGACTCGAGCCAAGAAAGACACCGCCGTTGATATCATTCCCCCCCCCATAAACACATCAGTAATCCCAAgatccccccatcccaaaaccGAATCCTCATATCGCCTCCATGCTCAATCCCCTCCGGTGCGACATCCTCCCAAGCCAGAaaatccccaacctctccattCTCAGTATGACCATCCTGGACAATCCCGAGCCACATCACTGAGAGGTAAGGTAGCTAGGTGACAAACACCTCCGCTTCACTACCTCTGCCGATCCCCGTGGCCGACCACCTTCTGACGTCAACGTCTGTCTCACGCAGGCCCTCCCCAACGCTGTCTTGCGATGGTGTTTTCCGTGGCTTCTCCGCTATTTTCGACCAcaggaggttggtgggtcATAGCTCAGACGGCCGTTGCAGGCGGCGATCATGTCGTTGGTGCTCATATGGACCAGCCGATGGTGACCCTTGATTAGGCAGTTGGCCCTGCACCTGGGGCTCGGGCGCCTTGTACCGGTGACTTGGGAATCTGAGTATCTGGTTCGTTGGCTTCCACTTGGGAGCCAGGGTCTTGCGTGGGTGGCAATGGACTGATACCGGTCTGGGACAACAGGGCTAGACGGCTGCTTTGGAGAGAGCCGTTTCGGGGTCGATGGTAGTGGTGAACATCGAACCCCTCCTGGAATGTTGGACCACGGCAAATATGGAACTGATCAGACTGGAAAGTCCGAGTCTACACTGTATCCGGCAGCTCGGGTCAGCCCCAGCACGGAACAACAATCGTGAGCCTGCAGCAGGAatccagctcctcgacctTCGTGGTCTTGGACGTTGCGGTACAGACACCTGGCcagccgggggagggggatttcTGGGGGCACAACCGCATCCCGGCAACGCATCGTCCGCCCAGGTGTTGATCCAGTGGTAGAACGAGACCTCTCCGACAGAGACTGTATCGGGGATCGGGGTGAGAACCTCCGCTTGTCTCGTCCCAGATGCTCCGATGGGTGCAGCACAATCCTCTAGTGCTGGTAGGTGCCCGGTCATTGCCCTTGGGCGTTTTGTGAAATAAGGGGTATATGTAGGTAAAGACAGTCGAAATCGCTGAGAACGAGGCACCCCTGTACTTGTACTGCCGGTGGCCCTTTCGTCAACCAGTCTCTGTGGATGCGTGTAGTCTCCTTAGTGCTGATGAGGAAATGCCATGCTTCGGCATAGAGAAGATAATGGGGGGCTTTTATACTGCCCCATTCAAATGCTCGGTATGTCTCGTCAAACTCTGGCTCTCAAACGATTCTCTCAGCAATCATCCTGGCCGGGAATCTGCATTGCTTTTGGGCTAACTCCCTGTCAATGGCCACTGGGGTAGGTGAATAATGTGATCGACACCAAAACTGAGGCGAGGTTTAGAGGGATCATAACCTGTGGAAGATggtagaggtggtggaagagaaaagagtGAAGGCAGCCATGAAAGCAAGACAGTAATCCCTCCCGCAAGGACCCCGCCCGCGATCAAAGGCACCAAGCTCCTGGTCAACTTAACACGCATGGAACCGCCGGTCGAGGGCTGGCTTTGCTGCGTAGAGAAATGAAAAGACTTTTATCCAGAGTGAGCAGTTTTCCCACAACCTTTGTTGGGGCGTTCGGCCCCCAAGAATAGACTCCTTCCGCTCGAGTGccttggttggttggtaaCGGCGATAGCTGAGGGTACAGTTGGGTTTTTGAAGGTTGATATGCCGGAAAGTACcgctgatggtgatgtgaagGAGCAGCATAGATGGGTGATAGTCGCCGTCCGGTGGCTCCTCACAGaaagatggatgggatgTGTCGACTGGTCGAAGGTTACAGTGATCCAGAACTGTTGATCTTGGGTGCTTTATGTCATCACAGCCCTTAAGCCCTTGACTGATGTTGGCGTACCCACCAGACATTCAATCACCAATCCCTACTTTTCTCTCCACAGGTTCTCCGTCAGCATGACCCGGCTGGCAATGATCAAGAGGACAGGATGGTGAAGGCTCAGAGGTAGATTTTAGATCTCCTCAACATACACAAGTTAGCCCGAGAACAGGCACACCAGAATGGAAAAGGCATACCTAGAGGCGTGGATGAAGCTGTGATTTCCAGCGGAGCACAAGAACGGCATCAGAATGGCTCCTCGAAGACATTCTGCTTTGCGGTGGTCAGGGCCTTGAATGATATCCTCAAGCTTGTCGAGacattcatcatcaacaagcacAAGTTCCCACTCAGAATAGTCGGTAACAACTCCCGCCACGACTCTCCAAGTACCGGATGGCACCACCTCGGACAGATTGTCCATCCGCCCGATGTCGCTGCCGCTGTTCTGACTGGTCCGGGTGTGTTTGGACATTGAGCCCGTGATCCTCTCTAGTGCCCTCTCCTGTTGTGCCTTCTTTCTCAGGTTCTAGGTACGGTGATGACAAGAATCGCAGCTGCGAAAAACTTCTCCCAAAGGTTGCCGCAAGCTGATCATGGGCCCAGGAGATCTCGATGAGCTGTGCGGCGGGAGGCTTGCAAGGGGATCGGGGTTGTCGGTGTATGTGGCTTTGACAATGCCGCAAGCCAGAACGACGCCGACACTTCCTCAGATTCCCTAGCCGTGGCTGCAAATCTCGTGAGCCGGTTTACACACCGTCATCTCTGTAAGGAAACCTTGTCGGAACAGGCGGCGGACGTGCAGATCCTGTTAGGACCCGcccccttcttcgccttcttcggTACCGTGAAGCCCGGTTTCTTCCTGGTGTCGGTGAGATGATCCCGAGTACACTGAGCACACCGAAGTTGAACCGTCTGGGAGCTCGACCGGGGACCGTGCAGGTATTTCCCTGAGTCGTGTGGGGGATCGTGGGTACGGCTGGTCGTCAAAAGCCCGGTAAGTGAGAGATCAGGTATGGCTAGGTCAGTTAGATAAGTAGACCAGGTAAAGAAAGGTCTTCCACAACGGGAAATGTAAAGTGGGTAGTGATATATATGGGTAATGATGTAAAGCGAGAAAATTCGACCGAATAGAACTCGCCAGTGTGAACAAGGCTTTGACCCTAGAAGAAAAGGTCGCCTGGTCCCAACAGCCCTTGGAGGCCATTCTGCGTATGGGCTCTGTGTTGGGCTTATCCAGCTGTCGTTGAATTCGCTCAGAGGAAGGTCAGCCCAGGAACAGTAGGTGCTCAACAACTAGACCAGAAGCAGGAAACTCCTTTGATGCTTGAGAAAGGCCAACAAAAGCGCCGGCCCATTCAGATAGTCTGGGGGCTCAGGTAAGTCAAGGAAAACGTCAGCACCTCCGGCAAGGGCTGCAATTCTGATAAAGGCCCCCTGGAACCATGCACCCCTGGAACCATGCACCCCTGGAACCATGCACCCCTGGAACTAATTCCACCAcacgacggcgacgagaaCCACGCAACTGATTTCGCCGTGAAGTCGGTTTTGCCAGAAAAGATCCTTTAAACCCATTACCAGCACTCATCCcaccaacacaaccaacCTCAGTGAACATTACCGAGCACAATACTCGACCCCGACATTCCGGTTCACCCCAAGACAAGCCCCCAGCCCGAGCATGTTACTTGTGTGGCCGCCCAGCCAGTCCCAAGCCAGGCGAGAGCCAGGAAACAGTCTCGGGGCTTGGACGCGGTTTGTGGTgcccaaggtaggtaggtgaaTGCTGGTCAAGGTGAAAAGGtgaaagaaaggaaagaggTTTTTGCTATCACGATGAAAACCAATTGGTGGTGATAGAAATTGAGAGagagatatatatatacccttctgtctgtctgtctgtcttaACGTGAGAGCAGACATCAGGTCTTGAACACAAATGCTCAGAAGCAGGACAATGATGCTGAAGACAATGTGAACGTAAAGATGAGACTGATGTTGGGAATGAAAACTTCTAGCTGTGAATGTTACAGGCCTATTATACCCATCATTTACCCTttacccctccccaccaggCCATAACTGCCGGCGCCATCGTCGGTGCTTGTCTTGAAAGAAAACCTCCGTTTGGGCTATGCATGTGTTCGCAAGCATAAAGCAGCTGCACCGAGCGTTTCCATCTGCCATGCACCGTCTGTTTGGGATGTGTTTGTCCTCTGGCATTAGCGTCCCCCGCACCGTCACGCATGGTCAAGAGACCTTCAGAGATGCTACAACCCGGAAAGAAATAAACGCCCTGTTTTTACTCTATGTGTAACATACCAGTTCGCCACCAAATCCAGTACTCCTCCCTTCCCGTAACTTCATGATCAGTGTCCCATCGGAATCCTCATCCTAAgagacctcctccaccatcctgcCCGAAGCCAAACCACCCTTGATGAAAACCCTCCCGGCAGGTCCAGCCAATATCTCATCCGGAACAGACACCTTGCTTCCGTCTTTGTTGTTGACCCACCTCACAAACATGGGATCAGCACGGGGAGCAGCCTCGGCGGTGCCATCCGGGGTATCATACCCACCCGCGGCAAGAAGCGCATTCTTCCGGTTTGTCTTGGGCGCTTGCTtcttgaggagcttgttgatggtTTCCATCTAAGACACCATGTTAGTTTTGTTCTCAGTAAAACAGACAAAGGCAAACAaaccttgacctcctcatTCCGCTTCTCGCTCAGATTCCGTCTCCGTCTGGCCATCTCGGCACGTCTCATGGACAGCTCCTCGGCGGTGAAAACCTTCTTCGCTTGGACCTCATCAGACAGCTTAAGGTACTCGTGAGATGCCTCTCCAAGCTTAGCCCTCTGTCTGGCCGTGAGTTTTGACAGATCTGGTGTTCCCCCTCTGCTCCCCAGCTCGCTGTCCagatcatcatcctcccccccttcagcatcctcatcatcaaccacaatctcctcctctccctcggcatcaatatcctcctcctccccctcagcatcctcctcctcctcctcctcttcctcctcctcttcctcctcggcatcaactCCCATGGTAATATCCTCCGGCTCGCTCTCCAGCTCACTAagctcctcatcatcgtcatcatcagcgTAGTGAATAGCCGGTTTAGCCTTGACAGGCGTGGTCTTTGCCTTGCTGGCAGGGACAGCCACGCCCCTCTGAGGCTTGGTGACCTTGATAgcaggcggcggaggagcaATGGACATgtcgacatcctcatcatcgtcctcttccccttcagcATCAATGTCCATGTCATCCCCATCGTCCAtatcctcatcttcatcctcttcttcttcctcctcctcttcgtcttcctcatcgtcgtcatttTCTAGGTCGTTTCGGAGACCGGAACGGTTGCTGTTTCCCTTAACTTCAATCTCCTGTTtcggctcctcctcttcctcgtcttcgtcttcctcctcctcatctaCGTCGTCGCCCTCGCTACTTTCGATAACATAGCGATTTCCGCCTCCTCTGGTCCGTTTCCCTCCTGAAGATCCTGgccgggtggtggaggtgctggggATAGCTTTccgtttgctgttgttgttgctgttgttgttgttgttgttgctgcttgtCCCGCTGGTGGCCTGGCGAAGCTTGCTAGATGAGGTCTTGACTGTTAAGTGGATATGCTGGTCGGCATCTGCAGGACcggtgggggaggatccGGGTCTCCGCGACACAGAGGCGATGCCGTTTCCTGAACGGCGGTTGGACGAGCGTGACGACATGGTGCGCTCGTTATCCTTGTTATCTCTGTCGGCGAGGTCAGTGATTTTCACGGTGGCGCGCTGAGCGGCCGAGCGACGCGGCCGGGACGACATGATGGAAATGATGCGTGTGGGTGATGAAACGTGGGAGTgaagagtgagagtgagagtgagagtgagggcgagagtgagagtgagagcgagagtgagagtgagagatGAGGAATGTTAACAATTGATgatgtggctggtggctggcTTTGTTGGTCGGTTGGCTGATAATGCCCTGTGGATAGTAGCGTTGATGTGTGGAGGTTGCGAGAGAGACAAGGCACGTCGTCCGAATAAGCTTGC
This window of the Podospora pseudoanserina strain CBS 124.78 chromosome 3, whole genome shotgun sequence genome carries:
- a CDS encoding hypothetical protein (EggNog:ENOG503P0R3; COG:S); this translates as MSSRPRRSAAQRATVKITDLADRDNKDNERTMSSRSSNRRSGNGIASVSRRPGSSPTGPADADQHIHLTVKTSSSKLRQATSGTSSNNNNNNSNNNSKRKAIPSTSTTRPGSSGGKRTRGGGNRYVIESSEGDDVDEEEEDEDEEEEEPKQEIEVKGNSNRSGLRNDLENDDDEEDEEEEEEEEDEDEDMDDGDDMDIDAEGEEDDDEDVDMSIAPPPPAIKVTKPQRGVAVPASKAKTTPVKAKPAIHYADDDDDEELSELESEPEDITMGVDAEEEEEEEEEEEEEDAEGEEEDIDAEGEEEIVVDDEDAEGGEDDDLDSELGSRGGTPDLSKLTARQRAKLGEASHEYLKLSDEVQAKKVFTAEELSMRRAEMARRRRNLSEKRNEEVKMETINKLLKKQAPKTNRKNALLAAGGYDTPDGTAEAAPRADPMFVRWVNNKDGSKVSVPDEILAGPAGRVFIKGGLASGRMVEEVS